A section of the Triticum dicoccoides isolate Atlit2015 ecotype Zavitan chromosome 7A, WEW_v2.0, whole genome shotgun sequence genome encodes:
- the LOC119329865 gene encoding ribosomal RNA small subunit methyltransferase-like — MAGGKIQKKRHGGGGGGGGARLQGGIPFEKSKGQHILRNPALVDSIIAKAGLKPTDTVLEIGPGTGNLTKRLLESGVKAVVAVELDPRMVLELSRRFQGHPLSSRLKVIQGDVLKCDLPYFDICVANIPYQISSPLTFKLLSHRPIFRCAVIMFQREFAMRLVAQPGDTLYCRLSVNVQLLSRVSHLLKVGRNNFRPPPKVDSSVVRIEPRKPLPPVSFKEWDGLVRICFNRKNKTLGSLFKQKRVLELLEKNYKTMQSLQLAQESEMGEEKMSPDDVAVLANMVEDLSVETNDEKEDDDMEMDDADAADGRASFKEKIMGILQQGDFAEKRSSKLSQVDFLYLLSLFNKAGIHFS, encoded by the exons ATGGCCGGCGGCAAGATCCAGAAGAAGcgccacggcggcggtggcggcggcggcggcgcgcggctgcAGGGCGGGATCCCGTTCGAGAAGTCCAAGGGCCAGCACATCCTGCGGAACCCGGCGCTCGTGGACTCCATCATCGCCAAGGCCGGCCTCAAGCCCACCGACACCGTCCTCGAGATCGGGCCCGGAACGGGAAATCTCACCAAGCGGCTGCTCGAGTCCGGCGTCAAGGCCGTTGTCGCCGTCGAGCTCGACCCGCGGATGGTTCTCGAGCTGAGCCGCCGGTTCCAGGGCCACCCCCTCTCCTCACGCCTCAAG GTTATCCAAGGGGATGTTCTGAAATGTGATCTTCCATACTTTGATATCTGCGTGGCAAACATCCCGTACCAGATATCATCCCCCCTTACATTCAAGCTTCTGTCACACCGTCCGATCTTCAGGTGTGCTGTGATCATGTTTCAACGTGAATTTGCCATGAGACTTGTAGCACAGCCTGGAGACACTCTGTACTGCCGTCTGTCAGTGAACGTGCAGCTCTTATCTCGCGTGTCACATCTGCTGAAGGTTGGGCGGAATAACTTCAGGCCTCCACCCAAGGTAGATTCTTCAGTTGTGCGCATTGAGCCAAGGAAGCCCCTCCCTCCCGTCAGCTTCAAAGAGTGGGATGGGCTCGTGAGGATTTGTTTCAATCGGAAAAACAAAACCCTGGGCTCCCTTTTCAAGCAGAAGCGCGTTCTTGAGTTGCTAGAGAAGAATTACAAGACAATGCAATCTCTCCAACTTGCCCAAGAATCTGAAATGGGCGAGgagaagatgtcacctgatgatgttgcagTGCTGGCCAATATGGTCGAGGACCTGAGCGTGGAGACCAATGACGAGAAAGAGGACGACGATATGGAAATGGATGACGCTGATGCGGCAGACGGCCGTGCTAGCTTCAAAGAAAAGATTATGGGTATATTGCAGCAGGGTGATTTTGCAGAGAAGAGGTCTTCCAAGCTGAGCCAAGTTGATTTCCTGTACCTGCTGTCTCTCTTCAACAAAGCAGGTATACATTTTTCGTGA